In Aquimarina sp. TRL1, a single window of DNA contains:
- a CDS encoding mechanosensitive ion channel family protein, producing MTEIIKKYIDVDSIEGIILYSFIIFFISWGISIVFRKMLMLFLNKKEQKSRYSVTSLRFVSNSVRFIFFIIAFIIVIGTVPFLRRQAGLIFSGAGILAAIIGFAAQAAISNLIAGMFIVIFKPFRIGDYIKLDLERVGIVVDITLRHTVINTFENKRLIIPNSIISTESILNHTIEDSKVLSFNNFKVGINADLDLVRKIILEEANKLEYIADFSNEVKDASEVRVIDVHESYIHVRAYVWITEPFEEFKMKCKLKENIHKRFLAEGVEMPIPLRKIISEA from the coding sequence TTGACAGAGATTATTAAAAAATATATAGATGTAGATAGTATAGAAGGTATTATTCTATACAGTTTCATTATTTTCTTTATTAGCTGGGGAATTTCAATAGTTTTCAGGAAAATGCTGATGCTTTTTCTGAATAAAAAAGAGCAAAAATCCAGGTATAGTGTGACCAGCTTGCGATTTGTCAGTAATTCGGTGCGATTTATATTTTTTATAATCGCCTTTATTATTGTAATAGGCACAGTACCTTTTCTAAGAAGACAAGCAGGTTTAATTTTTTCAGGGGCAGGAATTCTTGCAGCAATTATAGGTTTTGCAGCGCAGGCAGCGATTTCTAACCTTATTGCGGGGATGTTTATCGTTATCTTCAAGCCTTTCAGAATTGGGGATTATATAAAATTGGATTTGGAGCGAGTAGGTATTGTTGTAGATATCACGCTTCGACATACCGTGATAAATACCTTTGAGAATAAACGATTAATTATCCCTAATTCCATTATTAGTACAGAATCTATCCTGAATCATACAATCGAGGATAGTAAGGTTTTGAGTTTTAATAATTTTAAAGTGGGGATTAATGCAGATTTGGATCTGGTGCGAAAAATCATTTTGGAGGAGGCGAATAAACTGGAATACATTGCGGATTTTAGTAATGAAGTAAAAGATGCTTCAGAAGTACGGGTGATTGATGTACATGAATCTTATATTCATGTTCGTGCTTATGTATGGATAACCGAACCTTTTGAAGAGTTTAAAATGAAATGCAAACTGAAAGAAAATATACATAAGCGCTTTCTGGCAGAAGGGGTAGAGATGCCGATTCCTCTCAGAAAAATTATTTCAGAAGCTTAA
- a CDS encoding TerC family protein: MFDILSSPDAWGALVTLTFLEIVLGIDNIIFISIASSKLEKTQQKKATNIGLFLAMIMRIVLLFGISLLVAMEAPFWHINLPWLEAGISGQALILFGGGIFLLYKSVHEIHEKVEEKGEEEKEVKAKSSNSLSRAILQITLINIVFSFDSILTAVGMTSGLSENPNDALIIMIIAVVLSVLVMMIFAVPVGRFVNKHPSVQILGLSFLILIGFMLITEAAHLAHFKIFDEEIGAIPKGYLYFTITFSLFIEFLNFKLRKKNSQ; this comes from the coding sequence ATGTTTGACATTTTATCATCCCCGGATGCATGGGGAGCCCTGGTTACTTTAACCTTCCTGGAAATTGTATTAGGAATAGACAATATCATTTTTATATCTATTGCTTCTAGTAAGCTAGAAAAGACACAACAAAAAAAAGCCACTAATATTGGATTATTCCTGGCTATGATTATGAGAATTGTATTGTTATTCGGTATTTCTCTTCTGGTAGCGATGGAAGCTCCATTCTGGCATATCAACCTCCCCTGGTTAGAAGCGGGAATTAGTGGTCAGGCACTTATACTATTTGGAGGAGGGATTTTCCTTCTTTATAAAAGTGTACATGAAATCCACGAAAAAGTGGAAGAAAAAGGAGAAGAAGAAAAAGAAGTCAAGGCAAAAAGCTCTAATTCACTATCACGAGCTATTCTTCAAATCACTCTGATTAATATTGTTTTTTCATTTGATTCAATCCTGACAGCTGTAGGAATGACAAGCGGTCTTAGCGAAAATCCTAATGATGCGTTGATCATCATGATTATCGCTGTCGTTTTATCTGTTTTGGTTATGATGATTTTTGCTGTACCTGTCGGACGTTTTGTCAATAAACACCCTTCTGTTCAAATTTTAGGTCTTTCTTTCTTAATCCTGATAGGGTTTATGCTTATCACAGAAGCTGCCCACCTGGCTCATTTCAAAATTTTTGATGAAGAGATTGGTGCAATTCCTAAAGGGTACCTGTATTTTACCATTACCTTCTCTCTATTTATTGAATTTTTAAACTTTAAGCTGAGAAAAAAGAACAGTCAATAA
- a CDS encoding LuxR C-terminal-related transcriptional regulator — MDDLQKIMQEYYTVLDQQKFVEDTLDYSIFENQIPFLDQMAKVNNSGITVFDLFQKRHIYSSRNLQDIFGYDTEKVKDTTNEYSNSRIHPDDLMQLTAHGIALLKFMYSIAPEKRKDYKLQNEYRVLNHENQYVRVIEQHMVLELDTLNNFWLALNVMDVSPNQESYPGIKSQLINSKTGEVSSVKEQFLKNNTTDLLSKRESEILILVKEGFLSKEISNNLSISIHTVNTHRQKILKKLGANNSFEAVEYASRLGLV, encoded by the coding sequence ATGGATGATTTACAAAAAATCATGCAAGAATACTACACTGTTCTTGACCAACAAAAATTTGTAGAAGACACCCTTGATTATTCTATATTCGAAAATCAAATTCCTTTTTTGGACCAAATGGCAAAAGTAAATAATAGTGGAATTACTGTTTTTGACCTTTTTCAGAAAAGACATATTTATTCTTCACGTAACTTACAGGATATTTTTGGATATGATACCGAAAAAGTAAAAGATACGACTAATGAATACAGTAATTCCAGAATACATCCTGATGATTTAATGCAATTAACCGCACATGGTATTGCTCTATTAAAATTCATGTATTCCATCGCCCCGGAAAAAAGAAAAGACTATAAACTACAAAATGAATACAGGGTCCTCAACCACGAAAATCAATATGTTCGTGTTATAGAACAGCATATGGTCTTAGAATTAGATACGCTTAATAATTTTTGGCTAGCTCTTAATGTTATGGACGTATCTCCCAACCAAGAAAGTTATCCCGGAATCAAAAGTCAATTGATAAACAGTAAAACTGGGGAAGTTTCTTCTGTAAAAGAACAATTTCTTAAAAACAATACTACAGATCTGCTCTCTAAGAGGGAATCTGAAATTCTAATTTTGGTAAAAGAAGGTTTTTTGAGTAAAGAAATATCTAATAATCTGTCAATTAGTATTCATACAGTAAATACACACCGTCAGAAAATACTCAAGAAATTAGGAGCGAACAATTCTTTCGAAGCAGTTGAATATGCCTCCCGTTTAGGCTTAGTATAA
- a CDS encoding heme-binding protein, which yields MSITLKQAEKIIEVAKQKSIDLDTKMNIAIVDSGANLLAFVRMDGAWIGSTDIALKKAKTARLFDMNTGNIGALSQPGGTLYNIEHSNNGLITFPGGVPIKNQEGDVVGAIGVSGSTVENDHAVAEAGANAYSTAPVLQ from the coding sequence ATGAGTATCACCCTAAAACAAGCCGAAAAAATTATTGAAGTTGCCAAGCAAAAATCTATTGACTTAGACACAAAGATGAATATTGCTATTGTAGATTCTGGAGCGAATCTATTGGCATTCGTGCGCATGGACGGAGCCTGGATTGGTTCTACTGATATTGCTCTCAAAAAAGCAAAAACAGCTCGTTTATTCGATATGAATACTGGTAATATCGGTGCCTTATCCCAGCCCGGAGGCACTCTGTACAATATAGAACATTCTAATAATGGACTGATCACTTTTCCTGGTGGAGTTCCTATCAAAAATCAGGAAGGAGATGTCGTTGGTGCTATTGGTGTTAGTGGTAGCACTGTAGAAAATGATCACGCCGTAGCAGAAGCAGGAGCTAATGCATATAGCACTGCTCCGGTACTACAATAG
- a CDS encoding DNA gyrase/topoisomerase IV subunit A produces the protein MDIENEHEHEELYNPSESSEHQEQQEVITKVSGMYKDWFLDYASYVILERAVPAIEDGLKPVQRRILHSMKDLDDGRYNKVANIVGHTMQYHPHGDASIADAMVQIGQKDLLIDMQGNWGNILTGDRAAASRYIEARLSKFALDVVYNPKVTDWQLSYDGRKKEPINLPVKFPLLLAQGAEGIAVGLSTKVLPHNFIELIDASIKHLKGKKFTIYPDFPTAGIADFTNYNDGNRGGKARVRAKIAQHEKNSLVITEIPFSTTTTSLIDSILKANDKGKIKIKKIEDNTAAEVEILIHLPSGISPDKTIDALYAFTNCEVSISPLGCVIEDNKPNFIGVSEMLRRSTDNTVELLKQELEIQLNELQEQWHFASLERIFIENRIYREIEEEETWEGVISAIYKGLQPHITHLKRDVTEEDIVRLTEIRIKRISKFDIDKAQQRIEALEEDIAAVKHNLEHLVAYAISYFQRLKDTYGKGRERKTEMKIFDDIEATKVVIRNTKLYVNREEGFVGTSLRKDEYVADCADIDDVICFMASGKMMITRVDSKTFVGKDIIHVAVFKKKDKRTIYNMIYQDGRGGTSYVKRFAVTGVTRDKEYDLTQGKKGSKVTYFSANPNGEAEVVTILLRQAGSIKKLKFDLNFADLLIKGRGVKGNVVTKYNIKRIELKEQGVSTLKPRKIWFDDTVQRLNVDGRGELLGEFKGEDRLLIVTQKGYIKTLVPEMTLHFDSDMIVLEKWEPKKPISAIYWEGDKERYYVKRFLIESADREDLFITDHPKSRMEIVSTDYRPIAEVVYSKIRGKDQKPNWEVNLEEFIAIKGLKALGNQLTTEKIKQINLLDPLPYELPEEEADVPDAEEATEDEAAGAANGETIELDDDFSEDNGEQTSLF, from the coding sequence ATGGATATAGAAAACGAACACGAACACGAAGAATTATATAACCCTTCAGAATCTTCGGAGCATCAAGAGCAACAAGAAGTGATAACCAAGGTATCCGGAATGTATAAAGATTGGTTCCTGGATTATGCTTCTTATGTAATTCTGGAACGTGCTGTTCCGGCTATCGAAGATGGGTTAAAACCTGTACAACGAAGGATTCTTCATTCTATGAAGGACCTGGATGACGGTAGGTATAATAAGGTTGCCAATATAGTCGGGCATACGATGCAGTATCACCCACATGGAGATGCCAGTATCGCAGATGCGATGGTGCAGATTGGTCAAAAAGATTTATTGATCGATATGCAGGGAAACTGGGGGAACATTCTCACAGGAGACAGGGCGGCTGCTTCCAGGTATATCGAAGCCAGATTGTCTAAGTTCGCATTGGATGTTGTGTACAATCCCAAAGTTACCGACTGGCAATTGTCATATGATGGGAGGAAAAAAGAACCTATAAACTTACCGGTAAAATTCCCTTTACTATTAGCACAAGGAGCAGAAGGAATTGCAGTAGGGTTGAGTACCAAAGTATTGCCTCATAATTTTATAGAATTAATCGATGCTTCTATAAAACATCTGAAAGGGAAAAAGTTTACGATATATCCGGATTTCCCTACTGCGGGGATTGCGGATTTTACAAACTATAATGATGGGAATAGAGGAGGAAAAGCGAGAGTACGAGCTAAAATAGCACAGCACGAAAAGAATTCCCTGGTCATAACAGAAATTCCTTTTTCTACCACTACGACTTCTCTGATTGATTCTATTCTTAAAGCAAATGATAAAGGCAAGATAAAAATCAAGAAGATAGAAGATAATACTGCGGCAGAAGTCGAAATATTGATACACCTGCCTTCTGGAATATCTCCTGACAAAACAATTGATGCATTGTATGCATTTACGAATTGCGAGGTATCAATTTCTCCTTTGGGATGCGTAATTGAAGATAATAAACCTAATTTTATTGGGGTATCAGAAATGCTTCGAAGGTCTACTGATAATACAGTAGAATTATTGAAGCAAGAACTAGAAATTCAATTAAATGAATTACAGGAACAGTGGCATTTTGCTTCTTTAGAGCGAATTTTTATAGAAAACCGCATCTACCGGGAAATAGAAGAAGAAGAAACCTGGGAAGGAGTTATATCTGCTATTTATAAAGGGCTGCAACCACATATAACACATCTGAAAAGAGATGTTACAGAAGAAGATATTGTTCGTCTTACAGAAATCCGAATCAAGCGAATCTCAAAATTTGATATTGATAAGGCACAGCAACGTATCGAGGCATTAGAAGAAGATATTGCAGCGGTAAAACACAATTTGGAACATCTGGTAGCATACGCGATTTCTTATTTCCAAAGATTAAAAGATACTTACGGAAAAGGAAGAGAGCGAAAAACAGAAATGAAGATATTTGATGATATCGAAGCAACTAAGGTTGTAATCCGAAACACTAAACTCTATGTGAATAGAGAAGAAGGATTTGTAGGGACTTCTCTTCGGAAAGATGAGTATGTTGCAGATTGTGCGGATATTGATGATGTAATTTGTTTTATGGCGTCAGGAAAAATGATGATTACTCGAGTTGATTCCAAAACTTTTGTCGGTAAGGATATTATTCACGTAGCAGTCTTTAAGAAAAAAGATAAACGAACCATCTATAATATGATCTATCAGGATGGGCGAGGAGGTACATCCTATGTGAAACGATTCGCAGTAACAGGAGTAACCAGAGATAAAGAATACGATCTTACACAAGGAAAAAAAGGTTCTAAGGTTACCTATTTTTCTGCAAATCCAAATGGAGAAGCTGAAGTAGTAACCATTTTATTACGACAAGCAGGAAGTATCAAAAAACTGAAATTCGACCTTAACTTTGCCGATTTGTTGATCAAAGGAAGAGGCGTAAAAGGGAATGTAGTAACTAAGTATAATATCAAACGAATAGAATTAAAAGAACAAGGAGTTTCTACCTTAAAACCGAGAAAAATATGGTTTGATGATACGGTACAGCGATTAAATGTTGATGGAAGAGGAGAGTTGTTAGGAGAATTTAAAGGAGAGGACCGCTTGTTAATTGTTACTCAGAAAGGATATATCAAAACCTTAGTACCAGAAATGACCTTGCATTTTGATTCTGATATGATTGTATTAGAAAAGTGGGAACCTAAAAAGCCAATTTCAGCTATTTATTGGGAGGGGGATAAAGAACGGTATTATGTGAAACGTTTCCTGATAGAAAGTGCTGACAGAGAAGATCTGTTTATTACAGACCATCCAAAATCGAGAATGGAGATCGTTTCTACGGATTACAGACCTATTGCCGAAGTAGTTTATTCTAAAATCAGAGGAAAAGACCAAAAACCAAACTGGGAAGTAAACCTGGAAGAGTTTATTGCTATCAAAGGATTAAAAGCACTAGGGAATCAGTTGACAACAGAAAAAATAAAACAGATAAACTTGCTGGATCCATTGCCATATGAATTGCCGGAAGAGGAAGCAGATGTTCCTGATGCGGAAGAAGCTACAGAAGATGAAGCGGCAGGAGCAGCAAATGGAGAAACAATAGAGCTTGATGATGATTTTTCTGAAGATAATGGAGAGCAAACTTCTCTTTTTTAG
- a CDS encoding DNA topoisomerase IV subunit B yields MSQKSKYTEDNIRSLDWKEHIRMRPGMYIGKLGDGSSADDGIYILIKEVLDNSIDEYVMGAGKIIEISIQGTKVIVRDYGRGIPLGKVVDVVSKMNTGGKYDSRAFKKSVGLNGVGTKAVNALSTYFRVESTRDGKSASAEFEKGNLTNQESLDETSRRRGTKVSFVPDETIFKNFKFRLEYVAKMLKNYVYLNPGLTIVFNGERYFSENGLKDLLSESIKEEDRLYDIIHLKGDDIEVALTHSKTQYSEEYHSFVNGQNTTQGGTHQAAFREAVVKTIREFYGKNYEASDIRKSIVSAISIKVMEPVFESQTKTKLGSTEMGGDLPTVRTYINDFVKRDLDNFLHKNQETSEKLQRKILQAERERKELSGIRKLAKDRAKKASLHNKKLRDCRIHLSDSKKERNLESTLFITEGDSASGSITKSRDVNTQAVFSLRGKPLNSYNMTKKIVYENEEFNLLQAALNIEESMEDLRYNNIVIATDADVDGMHIRLLLITFFLQFFPELIKEGHLYILQTPLFRVRNKKETIYCYSERERIAAINKLSGKPEITRFKGLGEISPDEFVHFIGDDIRLDPVMLDQDKSIEELLSFYMGKNTPQRQEFIIDNLKVELDTPEDEA; encoded by the coding sequence ATGAGTCAAAAAAGTAAGTATACAGAGGATAATATACGATCCCTGGATTGGAAAGAGCATATTCGAATGCGTCCCGGGATGTATATAGGAAAGTTGGGAGATGGTTCATCGGCAGACGATGGGATTTATATTTTGATCAAGGAAGTACTGGATAACTCTATCGATGAATATGTGATGGGAGCCGGTAAAATAATTGAAATATCCATACAAGGTACCAAAGTGATTGTCAGAGACTACGGACGTGGAATTCCATTAGGAAAAGTTGTCGATGTGGTATCAAAGATGAATACCGGAGGAAAATACGATTCCAGAGCATTTAAAAAATCGGTAGGACTAAACGGAGTCGGTACCAAAGCAGTAAATGCATTATCCACCTATTTTAGAGTAGAATCAACCAGGGATGGAAAATCAGCTTCGGCAGAATTCGAAAAAGGAAACCTGACGAATCAGGAGAGCCTGGACGAAACTTCCAGAAGGAGAGGAACCAAAGTATCTTTTGTTCCTGATGAAACGATTTTTAAGAACTTCAAGTTCAGGTTAGAGTATGTAGCAAAAATGCTGAAAAACTACGTATACCTGAATCCGGGGTTGACCATTGTCTTTAATGGAGAAAGGTATTTTTCGGAAAATGGATTAAAGGATTTATTATCAGAAAGTATCAAGGAAGAAGACAGACTGTATGATATTATTCACCTCAAAGGAGATGATATAGAGGTTGCCCTAACGCATAGTAAGACTCAGTATAGCGAGGAGTACCACTCTTTTGTCAATGGGCAAAACACCACCCAGGGAGGAACCCATCAGGCAGCATTTAGAGAGGCAGTAGTAAAAACAATTCGCGAATTTTATGGAAAGAATTACGAGGCGAGTGATATAAGAAAATCAATAGTTTCTGCGATCAGCATTAAGGTGATGGAGCCCGTTTTTGAAAGTCAGACAAAAACAAAATTAGGGTCTACGGAGATGGGAGGAGACTTACCTACCGTGCGTACGTATATCAATGATTTTGTAAAAAGAGATCTCGATAATTTCTTACATAAAAATCAGGAGACTTCAGAAAAACTACAGCGCAAAATACTACAAGCAGAAAGAGAGCGAAAAGAGCTTTCGGGAATTCGGAAACTAGCGAAAGACAGAGCTAAAAAAGCAAGCTTACACAATAAAAAACTAAGAGACTGTAGAATTCACCTTTCGGATAGTAAAAAAGAAAGAAACCTGGAGAGTACCTTGTTTATTACGGAGGGAGATTCGGCGAGTGGTTCCATTACGAAATCAAGAGATGTAAATACGCAGGCGGTTTTTAGTCTTAGAGGGAAACCTTTGAATAGTTATAATATGACTAAAAAGATTGTATATGAAAATGAAGAATTTAATCTGCTTCAGGCGGCGCTCAATATCGAAGAATCAATGGAAGATTTGCGATATAACAATATTGTGATCGCTACCGATGCCGATGTCGACGGAATGCATATACGCTTATTATTGATAACTTTCTTTTTGCAGTTTTTTCCGGAGCTGATCAAAGAAGGACATCTGTATATATTGCAAACACCACTTTTTAGGGTACGAAATAAAAAAGAAACGATTTATTGCTATTCCGAGAGAGAGCGTATTGCAGCGATCAATAAACTATCCGGAAAACCTGAAATAACACGATTTAAAGGACTTGGGGAAATCTCTCCTGATGAATTTGTACATTTTATCGGAGATGATATACGATTAGATCCTGTAATGTTGGATCAAGATAAGTCAATAGAAGAGTTATTGTCGTTCTATATGGGTAAGAATACACCACAGCGACAAGAGTTTATCATTGATAATCTAAAAGTGGAATTAGATACCCCGGAAGATGAAGCATAA
- a CDS encoding DNA topoisomerase IV, with protein MKPIAFICIFLMLTGCYQQERNCKKFQNGTFEFETYLDGELAKTQFIRNDSIEIDFFLGKSDTSSVRWINDCEYIVKKLHPKNRSEEKAIHMKILTTDGDSYTFEYGLVGSSTKQRGTAKKIK; from the coding sequence ATGAAGCCAATCGCTTTTATCTGCATTTTTTTAATGCTTACCGGATGTTATCAACAAGAGAGGAATTGTAAAAAATTTCAAAACGGGACATTTGAGTTTGAAACATACCTCGACGGGGAACTCGCCAAAACCCAATTCATCAGAAATGATTCTATAGAAATTGATTTTTTTCTTGGCAAAAGTGACACTTCCAGTGTACGCTGGATAAATGATTGTGAATATATCGTCAAGAAACTTCATCCTAAAAACAGATCTGAAGAAAAGGCTATTCATATGAAAATTTTGACAACCGATGGAGATTCCTATACTTTTGAATACGGACTTGTCGGGTCGTCGACAAAACAACGTGGAACCGCTAAAAAAATAAAATAA
- a CDS encoding TonB-dependent receptor, with protein MNIKAFFLYVLLFALAPYCVFSQELTQNIKGTIIDEVTQTPLPFATVVLVGTDPVIGTTSDIDGQFLFEDIPVKRYDIQASYVGYEPVIIPEVLVTRAKEVVLTFKLREMAASLDEVVIKPRIQKEKALNAMATVSARMLSVEDANKYAGGFDDPARLASAFAGVASSVSSNAIVIRGNAPKFLQWKIEGIEIPNPNHFADLNSFGGGGLSALSSNLLANSDFFTGAFPAEYNNALSGVFDIRMRSGNSGKHEHSVQLGLIGIDVASEGPLSKNSKASYLFNYRYSTLSLISPILPEGTEGINYQDLAFKFKFPTKKVGTFSLWGIGLIDKSGNEIEEVVADRQYYDDIEDEDARQYMGAAGINHKIMLSDKSFLNSTLAITNNGLDIETDRLNNAQHLVPQSTIDNRYYNIVFKSFIKTKFSKKHANKTGVTATRMAYDLSLKDAQNTGNPLNTIVSENGSSNLLAFFSNSKFSAQNFTLNLGINAQYFTLNDNYTIEPRVGLAYQLHKNHELSIGYGLHSRLEPINFYFIKPQTANAAVTNKELDFTKAHHFILGYDWNINEHLHLKIEPYYQLLYDIPSIENSSYSLLNLQNDWFITDTFTNSGEGKNYGVDVTLERYLDNGLYYMFTGSIFESKYKTDLNEWYNTRFNKGYLVNALIGKEFPMGKTKQNILGVNLRVGLQGGERHSLVDEEASLNAEKVIYDETTPFTEQVDPSLVSHITVNYTWNKKKSSQQLSLKIINANKSEEFFGHRYNFKHQTVDEQNETIMIPNISYKLSF; from the coding sequence ATGAATATTAAAGCTTTCTTTCTTTATGTACTACTCTTTGCTTTGGCTCCATATTGTGTTTTTTCGCAGGAACTTACACAAAACATTAAGGGAACCATCATTGACGAAGTTACCCAAACCCCGCTACCCTTTGCTACAGTAGTATTAGTCGGTACAGATCCTGTTATCGGAACAACCAGTGATATTGATGGTCAATTTTTGTTTGAAGATATTCCTGTAAAACGATATGATATTCAGGCTTCTTATGTAGGATATGAACCTGTTATTATCCCTGAAGTTTTAGTAACCAGGGCTAAAGAGGTGGTACTGACATTCAAACTAAGAGAAATGGCTGCCAGCTTAGACGAGGTGGTTATCAAACCGAGAATCCAAAAAGAGAAGGCATTAAACGCCATGGCTACTGTTAGTGCCAGAATGCTCAGCGTAGAAGACGCTAATAAATATGCCGGAGGATTTGATGATCCGGCACGACTTGCTTCTGCTTTTGCTGGAGTAGCCAGTAGTGTCAGTAGTAATGCAATTGTGATTCGTGGAAATGCTCCCAAGTTTCTACAATGGAAAATTGAGGGGATAGAAATTCCCAATCCTAATCATTTTGCAGATCTCAACTCTTTTGGAGGCGGTGGATTAAGTGCTTTAAGTAGTAACTTACTGGCGAATTCCGATTTCTTTACCGGAGCTTTTCCCGCAGAATATAACAATGCCCTTTCTGGTGTGTTTGATATTCGTATGCGATCAGGAAACAGTGGTAAGCATGAACATAGCGTACAATTAGGATTGATTGGAATCGACGTGGCTTCTGAAGGTCCTTTAAGTAAAAACAGCAAGGCATCTTACCTGTTTAATTATCGATATTCTACTCTTAGCCTTATCTCTCCTATTCTTCCAGAAGGAACAGAAGGAATAAATTATCAGGATCTGGCCTTTAAATTTAAATTTCCAACCAAAAAGGTCGGTACTTTTTCTCTTTGGGGAATCGGACTCATCGATAAATCCGGGAATGAAATAGAAGAGGTTGTTGCCGATCGTCAGTATTATGATGATATCGAAGATGAAGATGCCAGACAATACATGGGAGCTGCCGGAATCAATCACAAGATTATGCTCTCGGATAAAAGCTTTCTTAACTCTACCCTAGCGATAACAAATAATGGGCTGGATATAGAAACAGACCGGTTAAACAATGCTCAGCACCTGGTACCTCAAAGTACGATTGATAATCGCTATTATAACATTGTTTTTAAATCATTTATCAAAACAAAGTTTTCTAAAAAGCATGCTAATAAAACCGGGGTTACTGCCACCAGAATGGCTTATGACTTATCGCTTAAAGATGCTCAAAATACAGGGAACCCGCTAAATACCATTGTTTCTGAAAACGGATCTAGTAACCTGCTGGCTTTCTTCTCTAATTCCAAGTTTTCTGCACAAAACTTTACCCTTAACCTCGGTATAAATGCTCAATATTTTACCTTAAATGACAATTATACGATAGAACCGAGAGTTGGACTTGCTTATCAACTGCACAAAAACCACGAACTGAGTATCGGATATGGATTACACAGTAGACTGGAACCTATTAATTTCTACTTTATAAAACCACAAACTGCTAATGCTGCTGTGACGAATAAAGAGCTTGATTTTACAAAAGCACATCATTTTATTCTTGGATATGACTGGAATATTAATGAGCACTTGCACCTAAAAATAGAACCTTATTATCAGTTATTATATGATATTCCTAGTATAGAAAACAGTAGTTACTCACTTTTAAATTTGCAAAATGACTGGTTTATTACCGATACTTTTACCAATTCTGGAGAAGGAAAAAACTACGGAGTTGATGTAACTCTGGAACGGTATCTCGATAATGGACTATACTATATGTTTACCGGGTCTATATTCGAATCAAAGTATAAAACTGATCTAAACGAATGGTATAATACCCGATTTAATAAAGGATACTTAGTAAACGCTCTAATCGGAAAAGAGTTCCCTATGGGAAAAACCAAACAAAATATACTGGGAGTAAACCTGAGAGTAGGACTTCAAGGAGGAGAAAGACATTCTTTAGTTGATGAAGAAGCTTCTCTAAATGCAGAGAAGGTAATTTATGATGAGACCACTCCATTTACAGAACAGGTTGATCCTTCTTTGGTTTCTCATATCACTGTCAATTATACTTGGAATAAAAAGAAATCATCTCAACAATTGTCACTAAAAATTATAAATGCGAATAAAAGTGAAGAATTTTTCGGGCATCGCTACAATTTTAAACATCAGACCGTAGATGAGCAAAATGAAACCATCATGATTCCTAATATAAGCTATAAACTCTCTTTTTGA
- a CDS encoding HD domain-containing protein → MTNELYQKAIKFAGEKHATQKIPGSEANYLVHISNVAMEILMAYSAQKNFNIDLAIQAAILHDVIEDTDTTYEEVKKNFGGSVADAVLALTKNVSLPDKRDQMKDSLSRINKLSKEVGMVKLADRITNLQSPPPHWKKEKIQAYHEEAKLIADTLTEKNTYLMTRLLERIEAYHQYL, encoded by the coding sequence TTGACAAACGAGTTATATCAAAAAGCGATCAAATTTGCAGGGGAAAAACACGCTACGCAAAAAATTCCCGGATCTGAGGCAAATTATCTGGTTCATATTTCTAATGTCGCTATGGAAATCCTAATGGCATATAGTGCACAGAAAAATTTCAACATCGATCTCGCAATTCAGGCAGCAATTTTGCACGATGTAATCGAAGATACTGACACCACCTATGAAGAGGTAAAAAAGAATTTTGGAGGTTCAGTAGCAGATGCTGTATTAGCGCTGACCAAAAATGTGAGCCTTCCTGATAAACGGGATCAGATGAAAGATAGCCTATCCAGAATAAACAAGTTATCAAAAGAGGTAGGCATGGTGAAACTCGCAGATCGAATCACCAACTTACAATCCCCTCCTCCTCATTGGAAAAAAGAAAAAATACAGGCATATCATGAAGAAGCAAAATTAATTGCGGATACATTGACAGAAAAAAATACTTATCTTATGACTAGATTACTAGAAAGAATAGAAGCATACCATCAATATCTATAA